The genome window AAGGTCATGGAGAACGACCGCTTCGACCTGCACAAGTGAGCTGATCCGTGCCTCCCGTGCCCGCTGCCGAGATCGTTGCTGTCGATCCGGCAGATCCCCGGGCGCGGGAGGCGATGGACCGCTACTACGCGGAGATCGACGCCCGCTTCCCGAACGGCTTCGATCCCGGCCCGCACAGCGAGGCGGACGACGCCACGCTGCGGCCGCCCGACGGGGTGTGGCTGATCGCCGTGCGGGACGGCGAGCTGCTGGCCGGCGGGGGAGTGCGCACGTTCTCGGGTGAGACGCCGCCGTACGCCGAGATCAAGCGGGTCTGGGTGAGCCCCGACGCACGCGGGCTCGGTCTCGGCCGTCGGATGATGGCGGAGCTCGAGCGCAATTGCGCGGAGCTCGGCTTCGCGACCGCGCGCCTGGACACGAACGAGGCGCTGCCCGAGGCCATCGCGATGTACGAGAAGACCGGCTGGACGCGGATCGAGCGGTACAACGACAACCCGTACCCGACGCACTTCTACGAGAAGCGGCTCGGCTGACCTACTGTGAGGTGACGCGCGTCTCACCCAGCCGACGGAGGTCGTCCATGCAGGTCCCGCTCACACTCTCGACGTTCCTGGACCGTGCCGTGACGGCGTACGGCGACCGCGTCGGCATCGTGGACGAGCCCAGCCAACCGGCGGCGCCGCTCGGCGGCAACGGCCTGACCTGGCGCGAGGTGGGCGACCTCGCCCGACGGATGGCGGCCCGGCTCGACGAGCTCGGCATCGGCGTAGGCGAGCGGGTGGCGATCGTCAGCCACAACTCCGCGCGACTCCTCGTCGCCTTCTTCGGCGTGGCGGCGACCGGCCGGGTGCTGGTGCCGATCAACTTCCGGCTCCGACCCGACGAGGTCCGCTACATCGTCGAGGACTCGGGCGCGCGCCTGCTCCTCATCGACCCCGAGCTGGACGTCTCCCTGGCCGACATCACCGCCGAGCACCGCTACGTCCTCGGCGACGACGACGCGATCTTCGCCGCACCGGGCGCTGTGCCGAGAGAGTGGGACGAGGACGAGAACGCCACCGCGACGATCAACTACACCTCGGGCACGACCGCGCGCCCCAAGGGCGTCGAGCTCACCCATCGCAACCTGTGGATCAACGCGACCATCTTCGGCCTCCACGTCGGGGTCACTGACCGCGACGTCTACCTCCACACCCTTCCGACCTTCCACGCGAACGGGTGGGGCATGCCGTTCATCGGTGCCGGCCTGGGCGTCAAGCAGATCGTGCTGCGCAAGGTCGACGGTGCCGAGATCCTCCGGCGCATCGACGAGTACGGCGTCACCTATCTGTGCGGCGCTCCCGCCGTCGTTGCGGCGGTGCTCGACGCTGCCAAGGAGTGGGACGGCCCGATCCCGGGGCGTGATCGCGTGCGGATGGTGGTCGCGGGTGCTCCGCCGCCGACGCGCACCGTCGCCCGGCTGGAGGAGGAACTGGGCTGGGAGTTCATCCAGATCTACGGCCTCACCGAGACCT of Nocardioides sp. Kera G14 contains these proteins:
- a CDS encoding GNAT family N-acetyltransferase; this translates as MPPVPAAEIVAVDPADPRAREAMDRYYAEIDARFPNGFDPGPHSEADDATLRPPDGVWLIAVRDGELLAGGGVRTFSGETPPYAEIKRVWVSPDARGLGLGRRMMAELERNCAELGFATARLDTNEALPEAIAMYEKTGWTRIERYNDNPYPTHFYEKRLG
- a CDS encoding AMP-binding protein, whose protein sequence is MQVPLTLSTFLDRAVTAYGDRVGIVDEPSQPAAPLGGNGLTWREVGDLARRMAARLDELGIGVGERVAIVSHNSARLLVAFFGVAATGRVLVPINFRLRPDEVRYIVEDSGARLLLIDPELDVSLADITAEHRYVLGDDDAIFAAPGAVPREWDEDENATATINYTSGTTARPKGVELTHRNLWINATIFGLHVGVTDRDVYLHTLPTFHANGWGMPFIGAGLGVKQIVLRKVDGAEILRRIDEYGVTYLCGAPAVVAAVLDAAKEWDGPIPGRDRVRMVVAGAPPPTRTVARLEEELGWEFIQIYGLTETSPVLTVNRTREEWDDLPVLERASRLARQGVPALGVRLSLDPEGEVLAQGNQVLKGYWNKPEETQKALEGGWFHTGDGGSIGEDGYLAISDRKKDVIITGGENVSSIEVEDALFSHPAVQEVAVIGVPDEKWGETILALVVLAPEATATEAELKAFCKERLAGYKTPTVIEFRDELARTATGKLQKFKLRQPYWEGRERQVN